In Grus americana isolate bGruAme1 chromosome 17, bGruAme1.mat, whole genome shotgun sequence, the following proteins share a genomic window:
- the ASXL1 gene encoding polycomb group protein ASXL1 isoform X3, whose protein sequence is MSLRVLENYSDAPMTPKQILQVIEAEGLKEMSGTSPLACLNAMLHSNSRGGDGLFYKLPGRISLFTLKKDALQWSRNLSVPEGEELEDTADAESCESNEASTVSGDNDVSLDETSSNASCSTESQSKGPAATREGYRTASQTTKQKKKTGVMLPRVVLTPLKVNGAHMESASGFTGRHADGESSSSTSSSSSSSLALCKATLRSRTEINRDPPQLLRGIRKPTAGQMKRNRGEDIDFETPGSILVNTNLRALINSRTFNALPSHFQQQLLHLLPEVDRQVGADGLMRLSGSALNNEFFTHAAQSWRERLADGEFTHEMQVRIRQEMEKEKRVEQWKEKFFEDYYGQKLGLTQEESQEQSLVQEDAENRTGLSVKGEARLPRGPSTRQRDGHFKKRSRADLRCRARRSLYKLREPEQTEASKETASVGPDSSLHKETKPEKDLKKDNLMSPSAAVPKPESSELHLSPETSKSHSKSEDLSLAAANRIPSLPQENSARESKDQKRKSFEEAASASFPEKKPRLEDRQSFRNTIESVHPEKPQPTKEEPKVPPIRIQLSRIKPPWVVKGQPAYQICPRIIPNTEPSSRGRTGARTLADIKARALQARAQREAATAAIGGGGGPGGGRNTDEGGGGGESSSHTEHRRSKRTHGKRSSDLQRTQLLSSLHLNGEKANSEVAAQEANVNSFLSSRQDPSSSKSEGSGVLECTAGASSGEAHPGDGSPRMQFCDALTGSSLDNATSERQEESPEQLLCDPRTETPSCVASQERQSTKLKRVVPLVNGLSCSQVQGAVAGPMGDRLLSELKDVSASAIQLDYCSDVKQNSSSCPALLPELSPGAKECHEPEMVSRFRFNGSETFVEKCVADSDSSKTVITGAEKAVPALCNFSHLQAEKESDGKLSHEEQNTESVAKPSLHDGFISQNRIDTSEKLQLRERCPRTESENAHQLPRETQEFKTNRDDEIQSTHSETTDTASDFEGDIADENAEMDGCFGSVSCREVAERDSSCHGSTERCGRIRSKSSVETDSLAYVVDFPAVAVMSTAPPSQRWGPHAPLPQKSERPTGSARPVSSVETSNPLVMQLLKGNLPLEEVLPVSHANIKLEITQPPLDKQSESLSLQMERGSSCYFGKESSPDVGINTSTLSRSDDFHSVRSSLDPQEKCGSGAVLPRAEDVEDQSVPEKHSKAGLTLSCQDQLANVASASQKPEDLDPRERTFSSCSFEEQKELSKVHRVPQHNPLTSVITNKSPEKLNASTEPRFLSPSITSPGPNQTGGASVNKNYVGVQGKKLFGSGFPCNPSVRLHHSRALDQVSAMGTLSPSKQIPLNKSCASGEGMPAAREEWTSKQHTDTLGGIKNENALACGSPAKSNAENRKDAAQNPVELTEHLQNVPLVMDLPFFKFSREPGKGHNHPLEPSSIPSQLNIKQAFYGKLSKLQLNSTSFNYSSNTPAFPRSLAGSMMQLTHKANFAANHNTSLSVQMFADSSSVDEISFKCSCSLKAMIMCKGCGAFCHDDCIGPSKLCVLCLVVR, encoded by the exons ATGTCGCTGCGG gtGCTGGAAAATTACTCTGATGCTCCTATGACCCCAAAACAGATTCTGCAGGTCATAGAAGCTGAAGGACTAAAGGAAATGAG tggcACTTCTCCCCTAGCCTGCCTCAATGCCATGCTCCATTCCAATTCAAGGGGAGGTGATGGACTCTTCTACAAACTGCCTGGACGCATCAGCCTTTTCACGCTCAAG AAGGATGCCTTGCAGTGGTCTCGGAATCTGTCTGTGCCCGAaggggaggagctggaggataCAGCAGATGCAGAAAGTTGCGAGTCCAATGAAGCAAGCACTGTGAGTGGTGATAATGATG TGTCTCTTGATGAAACCTCCTCTAATGCCTCGTGTTCCACTGAATCTCAGAGCAAGGGACCCGCTGCTACTAGAGAGGGCTACAGAACCGCTTCCCAG acaaccaaacaaaagaaaaagactggTGTAATGCTGCCACGTGTTGTCTTAACACCACTGAAAGTAAATGGGGCACACATGGAGTCTGCCTCTG gCTTCACGGGAAGGCATGCTGATGGGGAGAGCAGTAGTAGCacatccagcagcagcagcagctctttggCCCTGTGCAAAGCCACCTTGCGTAGCAGAACGGAAATAAACAGGGATCCTCCGCAGCTTCTGAGAGGTATCCGAAAGCCCACAGCTG GGCAAATGAAACGAAACAGGGGTGAGGATATTGACTTTGAAACACCTGGTTCCATTCTTGTCAATACAAACCTGCGAGCTCTGATAAACTCCAGAACCTTTAATGCGCTCCCATCtcacttccagcagcagcttcttcaCCTCCTTCCTGAAGTTGATAGACAG GTTGGGGCTGATGGGCTGATGCGTCTCAGTGGCAGTGCTCTGAATAATGAATTCTTCACCCATGCTGCGCAGAGCTGGAGAGAACGACTAGCTGATG GTGAATTCACCCATGAGATGCAAGTTCGAATTCGGCAggagatggaaaaggaaaagagagtgGAGCAGTGGAAAGAGAAGTTCTTTGAGGACTATTATGGACAAAA GTTGGGCTTGACCCAAGAAGAATCGCAGGAGCAGAGTTTGGTGCAAGAAGATGCTGAGAACAGGACAGGACTGTCTGTTAAAGGAGAAGCAAGACTGCCACGCGGTCCTTCTACACGGCAGAGGGATGGGCACTTCAAGAAACGCTCCCGGGCCGACCTGCGatgcagagccaggaggagccTGTACAAATTGCGTGAACCTGAGCAAACGGAGGCTTCCAAAGAGACTGCTTCTGTGGGACCAGATTCCTCTCTTCATAAAGAGACAAAGCCTGAGAAAGACCTGAAGAAAGACAATCTGATGAGCCCTTCGGCTGCAGTACCGAAGCCAGAGAGTTCAGAATTACACCTCTCtccagagacttccaagtcACACAGTAAATCAGAAGATCTGTCGTTGGCAGCTGCAAACAGAATTCCCAGTTTGCCCCAGGAGAACTCTGCTCGGGAGTCCAAGGACCAGAAGAGGAAATCCTTTGAGGAGGCTGCCTCTGCATCCTTCCCCGAAAAGAAGCCCCGGCTTGAAGATCGTCAGTCCTTTCGTAACACAATTGAAAGTGTTCACCCAGAAAAGCCACAGCCTACTAAAGAGGAGCCAAAAGTCCCACCCATCCGG atTCAACTTTCACGTATTAAACCACCCTGGGTGGTTAAAGGTCAGCCCGCTTACCAGATATGCCCCAGGATCATCCCCAACACGGAGCCCTCCAGCCGGGGCAGGACTGGGGCCAGAACACTCGCAGACATTAAAGCCCGTGCTTTGCAAGCCCGAGCCCAGCGAGAAGCTGCTACAGCCGCCATCGGAGGTGGGGGTGGCCCGGGTGGAGGGAGAAACACCGATgaaggaggtggtggaggagaaTCCAGCAGCCATACAGAGCACAGGAGATCAAAGAGAACTCATGGAAAGCGTTCGTCAGATCTACAACGAACACAATTACTGTCGTCTCTCCATCTGAATGGAGAAAAGGCTAACTCTGAGGTGGCTGCTCAGGAGGCTAACGTGaattccttcctctcttcaAGACAAGACCCCTCCTCTTCAAAGAGCGAGGGAAGTGGTGTTCTGGAATGCACTGCAGGCGCTAGCTCAGGGGAAGCTCACCCTGGTGATGGTTCACCTAGAATGCAGTTCTGTGATGCTTTGACTGGGTCATCCTTAGACAATGCAACTTctgagaggcaggaggagagcccTGAGCAGCTCCTCTGTGACCCAAGGACCGAAACCCCATCTTGTGTTGCATCACAGGAGAGGCAAAGTACAAAACTGAAACGCGTGGTTCCTCTGGTAAACGGTCTGTCTTGTTCTCAGGTGCAGGGAGCTGTTGCTGGTCCTATGGGAGACAGGCTTTTGTCAGAGCTCAAAGATGTTAGTGCTTCTGCCATACAGCTGGATTATTGTTCTGACGTAAAGCAAAATTCCTCCAGTTGTCCTGCTCTTCTGCCAGAATTGTCACCAGGTGCTAAAGAATGCCATGAGCCAGAAATGGTATCTAGATTTAGATTTAATGGCTCTGAAACGTTTGTGGAAAAATGCGTTGCTGATAGCGATAGCTCCAAAACAGTGATTACTGGAGCGGAGAAAGCAGTCCCTGCACTGTGCAACTTCTCACACctgcaggcagagaaggagAGTGATGGAAAACTAAGTCATGAAGAACAGAATACAGAGTCTGTGGCAAAACCCTCTTTACACGATGGCTTTATTTCTCAGAATAGGATAGATACCtctgaaaaactgcagctgAGGGAGAGGTGCCCCAGAACAGAATCAGAAAACGCACATCAGCTGCCGAGAGAGACTCAAGAATTCAAGACAAATAGAGATGATGAAATACAGAGCACACACAGTGAAACAACAGATACCGCTTCAGATTTTGAAGGTGACATAGCTGATGAGAATGCAGAGATGGATGGATGTTTTGGAAGTGTCAGCTGTAGGGAGGTGGCTGAGAGAGACTCCTCCTGCCACGGCAGCACTGAGAGATGTGGTAGGATTAGATCAAAATCATCTGTGGAAACAGATAGTCTGGCCTATGTTGTGGACTTCCCTGCAGTGGCAGTGATGAGCACTGCACCCCCATCTCAGAGATGGGGACCACATGCACCATTGCCCCAGAAATCCGAGCGGCCGACGGGTTCTGCTCGGCCTGTATCCTCTGTTGAAACCAGCAACCCTTTGGTGATGCAGCTGCTTAAGGGGAACCTTCCACTGGAAGAAGTTCTCCCAGTATCTCACGCTAACATCAAGCTGGAAATTACACAGCCACCGCTGGACAAGCAGTCAGAAAGCCTCTCACTGCAAATGGAGAGAGGCAGCAGTTGCTATTTTGGCAAAGAATCTTCTCCGGATGTAGGAATAAATACGAGCACCCTAAGCAGGAGTGATGACTTCCACTCAGTGAGATCTTCCTTAGATCCCCAGGAGAAGTGTGGATCGGGGGCAGTGTTGCCTAGAGCAGAGGATGTGGAGGATCAGTCTGTTCCAGAAAAACATTCCAAAGCTGGTTTGACTTTAAGCTGTCAAGACCAACTGGCAAATGTGGCAAGTGCCTCACAGAAGCCTGAAGATCTGGACCCTCgggaaagaacattttcttcctgtagcTTTGAGGAGCAAAAGGAGTTGTCCAAGGTCCATCGGGTGCCACAGCATAACCCATTGACAAGTGTCATCACAAATAAAAGTCCAGAGAAGCTGAATGCCTCTACAGAGCCTCGGTTTTTATCTCCATCTATAACTTCTCCTGGTCCGAATCAGACAGGAGGTGCATCGGTCAATAAAAATTATGTTGGGGTTCAAGGCAAAAAACTCTTTGGTTCTGGTTTTCCTTGCAACCCTAGTGTTAGACTGCATCACTCCAGGGCTTTGGATCAAGTTTCAGCCATGGGAACCTTGTCCCCCAGCAAACAGATTCCTCTGAACAAGAGCTGTGCATCAGGAGAAGGAATGCCAGCTGCAAGGGAAGAATGGACTTCAAAGCAGCACACCGACACTCtgggaggaataaaaaatgaGAATGCGTTGGCATGCGGCAGCCCGGCCAAGAGTAATGCAGAGAACCGGAAGGATGCAGCACAAAACCCTGTGGAGCTGACTGAGCATTTGCAAAATGTTCCACTGGTTATGGACTTGccattttttaagttttcaaggGAACCAGGAAAAGGACACAATCACCCTTTGGAGCCTTCTTCCATACCCTCTCAGCTCAATATCAAGCAAGCATTTTATGGGAAGCTTTCTAAGCTGCAGCTTAATTCCACCAGCTTTAATTATTCATCTAACACTCCAGCTTTTCCCAGAAGTCTTGCTGGAAGCATGATGCAGCTAACCCACAAAGCGAACTTTGCTGCAAACCATAATACATCCCTGTCTGTGCAGATGTTTGCTGATAGCAGCAGTGTTGACGAGATATCGTTCAAGTGCTCGTGCAGCCTTAAAGCCATGATCATGTGTAAAGGCTGTGGGGCATTTTGTCACGATGACTGTATAGGACCCTCTAAGCTTTGTGTATTGTGCCTTGTGGTGAGATAA
- the ASXL1 gene encoding polycomb group protein ASXL1 isoform X4 — MTPKQILQVIEAEGLKEMSGTSPLACLNAMLHSNSRGGDGLFYKLPGRISLFTLKKDALQWSRNLSVPEGEELEDTADAESCESNEASTVSGDNDVSLDETSSNASCSTESQSKGPAATREGYRTASQTTKQKKKTGVMLPRVVLTPLKVNGAHMESASGFTGRHADGESSSSTSSSSSSSLALCKATLRSRTEINRDPPQLLRGIRKPTAGQMKRNRGEDIDFETPGSILVNTNLRALINSRTFNALPSHFQQQLLHLLPEVDRQVGADGLMRLSGSALNNEFFTHAAQSWRERLADGEFTHEMQVRIRQEMEKEKRVEQWKEKFFEDYYGQKLGLTQEESQEQSLVQEDAENRTGLSVKGEARLPRGPSTRQRDGHFKKRSRADLRCRARRSLYKLREPEQTEASKETASVGPDSSLHKETKPEKDLKKDNLMSPSAAVPKPESSELHLSPETSKSHSKSEDLSLAAANRIPSLPQENSARESKDQKRKSFEEAASASFPEKKPRLEDRQSFRNTIESVHPEKPQPTKEEPKVPPIRIQLSRIKPPWVVKGQPAYQICPRIIPNTEPSSRGRTGARTLADIKARALQARAQREAATAAIGGGGGPGGGRNTDEGGGGGESSSHTEHRRSKRTHGKRSSDLQRTQLLSSLHLNGEKANSEVAAQEANVNSFLSSRQDPSSSKSEGSGVLECTAGASSGEAHPGDGSPRMQFCDALTGSSLDNATSERQEESPEQLLCDPRTETPSCVASQERQSTKLKRVVPLVNGLSCSQVQGAVAGPMGDRLLSELKDVSASAIQLDYCSDVKQNSSSCPALLPELSPGAKECHEPEMVSRFRFNGSETFVEKCVADSDSSKTVITGAEKAVPALCNFSHLQAEKESDGKLSHEEQNTESVAKPSLHDGFISQNRIDTSEKLQLRERCPRTESENAHQLPRETQEFKTNRDDEIQSTHSETTDTASDFEGDIADENAEMDGCFGSVSCREVAERDSSCHGSTERCGRIRSKSSVETDSLAYVVDFPAVAVMSTAPPSQRWGPHAPLPQKSERPTGSARPVSSVETSNPLVMQLLKGNLPLEEVLPVSHANIKLEITQPPLDKQSESLSLQMERGSSCYFGKESSPDVGINTSTLSRSDDFHSVRSSLDPQEKCGSGAVLPRAEDVEDQSVPEKHSKAGLTLSCQDQLANVASASQKPEDLDPRERTFSSCSFEEQKELSKVHRVPQHNPLTSVITNKSPEKLNASTEPRFLSPSITSPGPNQTGGASVNKNYVGVQGKKLFGSGFPCNPSVRLHHSRALDQVSAMGTLSPSKQIPLNKSCASGEGMPAAREEWTSKQHTDTLGGIKNENALACGSPAKSNAENRKDAAQNPVELTEHLQNVPLVMDLPFFKFSREPGKGHNHPLEPSSIPSQLNIKQAFYGKLSKLQLNSTSFNYSSNTPAFPRSLAGSMMQLTHKANFAANHNTSLSVQMFADSSSVDEISFKCSCSLKAMIMCKGCGAFCHDDCIGPSKLCVLCLVVR; from the exons ATGACCCCAAAACAGATTCTGCAGGTCATAGAAGCTGAAGGACTAAAGGAAATGAG tggcACTTCTCCCCTAGCCTGCCTCAATGCCATGCTCCATTCCAATTCAAGGGGAGGTGATGGACTCTTCTACAAACTGCCTGGACGCATCAGCCTTTTCACGCTCAAG AAGGATGCCTTGCAGTGGTCTCGGAATCTGTCTGTGCCCGAaggggaggagctggaggataCAGCAGATGCAGAAAGTTGCGAGTCCAATGAAGCAAGCACTGTGAGTGGTGATAATGATG TGTCTCTTGATGAAACCTCCTCTAATGCCTCGTGTTCCACTGAATCTCAGAGCAAGGGACCCGCTGCTACTAGAGAGGGCTACAGAACCGCTTCCCAG acaaccaaacaaaagaaaaagactggTGTAATGCTGCCACGTGTTGTCTTAACACCACTGAAAGTAAATGGGGCACACATGGAGTCTGCCTCTG gCTTCACGGGAAGGCATGCTGATGGGGAGAGCAGTAGTAGCacatccagcagcagcagcagctctttggCCCTGTGCAAAGCCACCTTGCGTAGCAGAACGGAAATAAACAGGGATCCTCCGCAGCTTCTGAGAGGTATCCGAAAGCCCACAGCTG GGCAAATGAAACGAAACAGGGGTGAGGATATTGACTTTGAAACACCTGGTTCCATTCTTGTCAATACAAACCTGCGAGCTCTGATAAACTCCAGAACCTTTAATGCGCTCCCATCtcacttccagcagcagcttcttcaCCTCCTTCCTGAAGTTGATAGACAG GTTGGGGCTGATGGGCTGATGCGTCTCAGTGGCAGTGCTCTGAATAATGAATTCTTCACCCATGCTGCGCAGAGCTGGAGAGAACGACTAGCTGATG GTGAATTCACCCATGAGATGCAAGTTCGAATTCGGCAggagatggaaaaggaaaagagagtgGAGCAGTGGAAAGAGAAGTTCTTTGAGGACTATTATGGACAAAA GTTGGGCTTGACCCAAGAAGAATCGCAGGAGCAGAGTTTGGTGCAAGAAGATGCTGAGAACAGGACAGGACTGTCTGTTAAAGGAGAAGCAAGACTGCCACGCGGTCCTTCTACACGGCAGAGGGATGGGCACTTCAAGAAACGCTCCCGGGCCGACCTGCGatgcagagccaggaggagccTGTACAAATTGCGTGAACCTGAGCAAACGGAGGCTTCCAAAGAGACTGCTTCTGTGGGACCAGATTCCTCTCTTCATAAAGAGACAAAGCCTGAGAAAGACCTGAAGAAAGACAATCTGATGAGCCCTTCGGCTGCAGTACCGAAGCCAGAGAGTTCAGAATTACACCTCTCtccagagacttccaagtcACACAGTAAATCAGAAGATCTGTCGTTGGCAGCTGCAAACAGAATTCCCAGTTTGCCCCAGGAGAACTCTGCTCGGGAGTCCAAGGACCAGAAGAGGAAATCCTTTGAGGAGGCTGCCTCTGCATCCTTCCCCGAAAAGAAGCCCCGGCTTGAAGATCGTCAGTCCTTTCGTAACACAATTGAAAGTGTTCACCCAGAAAAGCCACAGCCTACTAAAGAGGAGCCAAAAGTCCCACCCATCCGG atTCAACTTTCACGTATTAAACCACCCTGGGTGGTTAAAGGTCAGCCCGCTTACCAGATATGCCCCAGGATCATCCCCAACACGGAGCCCTCCAGCCGGGGCAGGACTGGGGCCAGAACACTCGCAGACATTAAAGCCCGTGCTTTGCAAGCCCGAGCCCAGCGAGAAGCTGCTACAGCCGCCATCGGAGGTGGGGGTGGCCCGGGTGGAGGGAGAAACACCGATgaaggaggtggtggaggagaaTCCAGCAGCCATACAGAGCACAGGAGATCAAAGAGAACTCATGGAAAGCGTTCGTCAGATCTACAACGAACACAATTACTGTCGTCTCTCCATCTGAATGGAGAAAAGGCTAACTCTGAGGTGGCTGCTCAGGAGGCTAACGTGaattccttcctctcttcaAGACAAGACCCCTCCTCTTCAAAGAGCGAGGGAAGTGGTGTTCTGGAATGCACTGCAGGCGCTAGCTCAGGGGAAGCTCACCCTGGTGATGGTTCACCTAGAATGCAGTTCTGTGATGCTTTGACTGGGTCATCCTTAGACAATGCAACTTctgagaggcaggaggagagcccTGAGCAGCTCCTCTGTGACCCAAGGACCGAAACCCCATCTTGTGTTGCATCACAGGAGAGGCAAAGTACAAAACTGAAACGCGTGGTTCCTCTGGTAAACGGTCTGTCTTGTTCTCAGGTGCAGGGAGCTGTTGCTGGTCCTATGGGAGACAGGCTTTTGTCAGAGCTCAAAGATGTTAGTGCTTCTGCCATACAGCTGGATTATTGTTCTGACGTAAAGCAAAATTCCTCCAGTTGTCCTGCTCTTCTGCCAGAATTGTCACCAGGTGCTAAAGAATGCCATGAGCCAGAAATGGTATCTAGATTTAGATTTAATGGCTCTGAAACGTTTGTGGAAAAATGCGTTGCTGATAGCGATAGCTCCAAAACAGTGATTACTGGAGCGGAGAAAGCAGTCCCTGCACTGTGCAACTTCTCACACctgcaggcagagaaggagAGTGATGGAAAACTAAGTCATGAAGAACAGAATACAGAGTCTGTGGCAAAACCCTCTTTACACGATGGCTTTATTTCTCAGAATAGGATAGATACCtctgaaaaactgcagctgAGGGAGAGGTGCCCCAGAACAGAATCAGAAAACGCACATCAGCTGCCGAGAGAGACTCAAGAATTCAAGACAAATAGAGATGATGAAATACAGAGCACACACAGTGAAACAACAGATACCGCTTCAGATTTTGAAGGTGACATAGCTGATGAGAATGCAGAGATGGATGGATGTTTTGGAAGTGTCAGCTGTAGGGAGGTGGCTGAGAGAGACTCCTCCTGCCACGGCAGCACTGAGAGATGTGGTAGGATTAGATCAAAATCATCTGTGGAAACAGATAGTCTGGCCTATGTTGTGGACTTCCCTGCAGTGGCAGTGATGAGCACTGCACCCCCATCTCAGAGATGGGGACCACATGCACCATTGCCCCAGAAATCCGAGCGGCCGACGGGTTCTGCTCGGCCTGTATCCTCTGTTGAAACCAGCAACCCTTTGGTGATGCAGCTGCTTAAGGGGAACCTTCCACTGGAAGAAGTTCTCCCAGTATCTCACGCTAACATCAAGCTGGAAATTACACAGCCACCGCTGGACAAGCAGTCAGAAAGCCTCTCACTGCAAATGGAGAGAGGCAGCAGTTGCTATTTTGGCAAAGAATCTTCTCCGGATGTAGGAATAAATACGAGCACCCTAAGCAGGAGTGATGACTTCCACTCAGTGAGATCTTCCTTAGATCCCCAGGAGAAGTGTGGATCGGGGGCAGTGTTGCCTAGAGCAGAGGATGTGGAGGATCAGTCTGTTCCAGAAAAACATTCCAAAGCTGGTTTGACTTTAAGCTGTCAAGACCAACTGGCAAATGTGGCAAGTGCCTCACAGAAGCCTGAAGATCTGGACCCTCgggaaagaacattttcttcctgtagcTTTGAGGAGCAAAAGGAGTTGTCCAAGGTCCATCGGGTGCCACAGCATAACCCATTGACAAGTGTCATCACAAATAAAAGTCCAGAGAAGCTGAATGCCTCTACAGAGCCTCGGTTTTTATCTCCATCTATAACTTCTCCTGGTCCGAATCAGACAGGAGGTGCATCGGTCAATAAAAATTATGTTGGGGTTCAAGGCAAAAAACTCTTTGGTTCTGGTTTTCCTTGCAACCCTAGTGTTAGACTGCATCACTCCAGGGCTTTGGATCAAGTTTCAGCCATGGGAACCTTGTCCCCCAGCAAACAGATTCCTCTGAACAAGAGCTGTGCATCAGGAGAAGGAATGCCAGCTGCAAGGGAAGAATGGACTTCAAAGCAGCACACCGACACTCtgggaggaataaaaaatgaGAATGCGTTGGCATGCGGCAGCCCGGCCAAGAGTAATGCAGAGAACCGGAAGGATGCAGCACAAAACCCTGTGGAGCTGACTGAGCATTTGCAAAATGTTCCACTGGTTATGGACTTGccattttttaagttttcaaggGAACCAGGAAAAGGACACAATCACCCTTTGGAGCCTTCTTCCATACCCTCTCAGCTCAATATCAAGCAAGCATTTTATGGGAAGCTTTCTAAGCTGCAGCTTAATTCCACCAGCTTTAATTATTCATCTAACACTCCAGCTTTTCCCAGAAGTCTTGCTGGAAGCATGATGCAGCTAACCCACAAAGCGAACTTTGCTGCAAACCATAATACATCCCTGTCTGTGCAGATGTTTGCTGATAGCAGCAGTGTTGACGAGATATCGTTCAAGTGCTCGTGCAGCCTTAAAGCCATGATCATGTGTAAAGGCTGTGGGGCATTTTGTCACGATGACTGTATAGGACCCTCTAAGCTTTGTGTATTGTGCCTTGTGGTGAGATAA